CCATTCCGGCGGCCTGTTCATTGCCGGTTCCCGCCAGCCCGATCACGAGATCACAGGCAGCCAGGAGATCACCGAACCGTCCTTGCACGATGGTGATCCGTAACCGGCCCCAGGCCTCTTCCCGGTCCAGGTGTCCCCGGACGCCCCCTTCAAGTTCTTGCGCCGCCGGTTCCGCTGCCAGCCAACCATCCGGCCCCAGTCTTTTACTGAGTTCCTGGAAGTTCAAACCGCCGGCCAAAGCCACGAAATAGCGGCGTCTTTCCTCGACCCCTTGCCCTGCCGCCAATTCTTCCAAAGCCAACACCGCCGCCGTCAAATCCCGCATGTTGGCGTAGGCCTCCTCCCGGCTGCCCGGAAGGAGGAGAATGACCCGGCCCGCCTTTTCCTGAAAAGCCGCGGGGTTGGTCAAGGTCAGGCCGTCCATCATAAGATTGCCGACAAACTCAGCCGGTAAACCGTGGCGCGCCAACGAAGCGGCCGTCCGGGCATCCCGGGGAAAGATTTGCCGGCAAAACCGGCGCATGATCCGGCGTTCGATCCAAAGATGGGCCGCAATATAGTCGGATTTGGCGGTCGGCAGAAAGAAAATGGGTTCCTTTAAAAAAAGCCCCGCCAGGGTCAATAGATAAACATCGCCGGCACAGACCGCCAAATCCACGCTTCCCCTTAATTGACGGAGCATGTTCACCTGGGCGCCAATCTGCCGGAAGAGCCCCGCTTTTACATCCCGGAGGAAATTGCCCAGGCTGTTCCGGGTAAAGCCCCCGCTGGGCAAGGGTCCGGCGCCCATCAGCACCGGAATTCCTTTTGCGGCATAAGCCCGTCCGGTCCCAACCAGCGGGAAGCCCAGCAGTTCAAATTCGGGCGCCACTTGCGCCAACTGTTCGCCTAAAACCGCGGCGATCTCGTCCTCGCCGTGGCCGTTACTGAGCAAAAGCACCCGCCGGCGTTCTTCATTTCTCACCGTACTCACCCTTTACACCCTGCCCCTCTTCGTCACTGTGGAAGATTGCGCCCTCGCCATACATTTTCGCATATAACCCGTGGGCTTGTAATAACTCCTCATGGGTACCGACCTCCACAATTTTTCCGTGGGAAAGGACGACAATTTTGTCCGCCCCCTGGACGGTGGAGAGGCGATGGGCAATGATAAAGGTGGTCCTTCCTTTCATTAAGCGTTCCAGGGCCTCCTGCACCAGCCGTTCCGCTTCGGTGTCCAAAGCCGAGGTGGCTTCGTCCAGGATCAGGATCCGCGGGTTCCGCAGGAGCGCCCGGGCGATGGCAATCCGTTGCTTTTGTCCCCCCGAAAGCTGGGAGCCCCGTTCCCCGGCCAGGGTTTGGTAGCCGTTGGGGAGCGCGGTAATGAACTCATGGGCATTGGCCATCTTTGCCGCGTTGATAATCTCTTCCTCGGTGGCGTCCGGTTTTCCGTAGGCAATATTCTCCCAGATGGAGACCCCAAATAAGATCGTCTCCTGGGGGACCAGGCCGATCTGCCGGCGTAGGGAAAATATTCTCACATCCCGCACATCATAACCGTCCACCAGCACCGCCCCGCTGGTCGGCACGTAAAAACGGGGTATCAAATTGACCAGACTGGTTTTCCCGGCTCCGCTGGGCCCCACCAGGGCCACCACTTCACCGGGGGCCACTTTTAAATTGATCCCGGAAAGAATCTCCTGGCCCGGGCGGTACCCAAAGCTGACATTGACAAATTCCACTTCACCCTTGATTTCCGGCAAGACGATGGCGTTTGGTTTGTCCTGTAAGTCTTCCCGGTGATCCAGGATCTCAAACAACCGGTCCGCGCCGGCCAGCGCCTGCTGAAAAGTGTTGATGGTGTTGGTCAGGGTGGTGATCGGGGTTCCGAGCATTCCGATGTAGGTGAAGAAGGTGACTAAACTCCCGGTGGTTAACCGGCCATAGAAAACCTCCAGCCCGCCGTACCAGAGCACCAGGGCAAGCCCCACCACATAAAGGATCTCCACCATCGGGGTTAACAAAGCGATCGCTTGCGCCGACTTCATATTTGCGTTGAAACTGGCTTCGTTTTCCCGGGCAAACCTTTTCGCCTCGTGTTTTTCCATGGTAAAAGCTTTTACTACCCTGATTCCGGTAAAAATCTCTTGGAGCACTGCCGTCAGATCGGCAATGGTTTCCTGCACCCGGTGGCTGATCCCCCGGATCCGCTGGCCGGCTTTGGAGACCACAAAAACAATGAGCGGTAACACGGTGAGGGTAATTAAAGCCAGCCGCCAGTTTAGCAAAAAAACGGCGACCAGGATCCCCACCAGCATAAAGCCATTGGATAGGAGGGAGATGACCCCGGAGGAAACAATATTTTGAATTTGCCCCACATCACTGGTGATCCTGGCAATCAACTCGCCGACCCGCTGTCCCTCCAAAAACCCCACCGACATTCTTTGGAGATGTTGAAAAACCTCTTCCCGCAGGTTGGTTACCACCCGTTGCCCTAGATAGCTGGTGAGGTAACGTTGGAAATAGGAGAAAAAACCTTTGACCAGAGCGAGAAAGAGAACGCCCACCACAATTACATTTAAGAGCCTTATGTTTCCCCCGGCATTAAAAACCCGGTCAATAAGGTAATTCCCAAAAAGATAAGGAAAAGCTAGATTGACGAGGGAGACAATGACCATCGCCAAAATGGCTCCGCTGAATTCCTTCCAATAAGGTTTAACGTAGAGAAAGAGCCGGTAACCGGTGCTCATTTGAACTTTGGTTTCTCTTTCTCGTCCTTTGTTCATTCTTTTCAACAAAATCAAGCCTGTCCTTTCCTTCTTTTCTCTAAGAAGTCCCGGATGGCCTCCGCCGCCCGTTCGGCGGCATGCCCGTCGGGTTGATAAAAGATCTCCTCCCGGGCACTCCGGCGTTCTTTCGCGTAGGCTTCCGGATGGGCTAAAGCCTCTTGCACCGTCGCCCAGACCTGACCGCGGCGTTTCACCACCGGCCCGCACCGCCAAACCCAGGTCTTCCGTTGGCCAAAGGGCAGGGGACGGGGGTCCAGAAAGACAAAGGGCCGGTCAAAACAGAGAAACTCATGGGTGACCGCAGAAATATCGGCAATCAAGAGATCGGCCCCCGCCATGACCGGAATGACATCGTATTCATAACCCAGCAATTTAATCCTGGGGTTTTGGCCGGCCAACGTTTCCACCATGCGGTAATTGCGCCGGTCATACCTTTTAGTATTAGGATGAAGTTTCACGATTAAGTTATACCCTTCCGGCATTCCGGAAAGAACCTCCGCGCCATATTTGGGCAAACTCGTATTGAATTTGCTATCTTGCCAGGTGGGTGCATATAAAACCGTGGGCAAATCCGGATCAAGGCCCAGGCGCTTTATGGTTTCTTCCCGGTCAAACTCCCCCTTGAAAACCCGGTCGGCTTTAGGATAACCGACAATGGCGTAATTGTCTTCCGTGAGTAAACCGGCAGCCTTCATCAACCGGTGAGCCCGCTGCCCCGGGAGCAAAAGGAAGTCATAATCCCGGATTTTACTGCTATACCCATAAGTTTTATCGGAAGTCCCGTGAAAGACCTGGATATGAGCGGTATCAAATTTCACATTCAAGTAGCTTTTGGAATAATCCGGTTGGATAATGGCCTCGGGCTTTAGTTCCGCCAATCTCTGTTGCAATTCGGCCCGGGTGGCGTAAAATTCCGCCTTCACTTCGGGAAAATCTTCGCGCAGGATCCGGAAGGAATCCGGCCCGTCGGTCAGGACCGTTCCGCCCAGGACTTTTGCAATATAAATAAATGAAGGGATCTGATGAATAGAGTTGTCCAC
Above is a window of Capillibacterium thermochitinicola DNA encoding:
- a CDS encoding lipid-A-disaccharide synthase-related protein produces the protein MSTVRNEERRRVLLLSNGHGEDEIAAVLGEQLAQVAPEFELLGFPLVGTGRAYAAKGIPVLMGAGPLPSGGFTRNSLGNFLRDVKAGLFRQIGAQVNMLRQLRGSVDLAVCAGDVYLLTLAGLFLKEPIFFLPTAKSDYIAAHLWIERRIMRRFCRQIFPRDARTAASLARHGLPAEFVGNLMMDGLTLTNPAAFQEKAGRVILLLPGSREEAYANMRDLTAAVLALEELAAGQGVEERRRYFVALAGGLNFQELSKRLGPDGWLAAEPAAQELEGGVRGHLDREEAWGRLRITIVQGRFGDLLAACDLVIGLAGTGNEQAAGMGKPVLTFPGRGAQFTRVFAERQKRLLGDAVCLLPRAPEVVAKTALALLCDPAARERMGRCGRQRMGEPGGARKLALRIKEYLA
- a CDS encoding CDP-glycerol glycerophosphotransferase family protein, which gives rise to MIAYYVDNSIHQIPSFIYIAKVLGGTVLTDGPDSFRILREDFPEVKAEFYATRAELQQRLAELKPEAIIQPDYSKSYLNVKFDTAHIQVFHGTSDKTYGYSSKIRDYDFLLLPGQRAHRLMKAAGLLTEDNYAIVGYPKADRVFKGEFDREETIKRLGLDPDLPTVLYAPTWQDSKFNTSLPKYGAEVLSGMPEGYNLIVKLHPNTKRYDRRNYRMVETLAGQNPRIKLLGYEYDVIPVMAGADLLIADISAVTHEFLCFDRPFVFLDPRPLPFGQRKTWVWRCGPVVKRRGQVWATVQEALAHPEAYAKERRSAREEIFYQPDGHAAERAAEAIRDFLEKRRKGQA
- a CDS encoding ABC transporter ATP-binding protein, translated to MSTGYRLFLYVKPYWKEFSGAILAMVIVSLVNLAFPYLFGNYLIDRVFNAGGNIRLLNVIVVGVLFLALVKGFFSYFQRYLTSYLGQRVVTNLREEVFQHLQRMSVGFLEGQRVGELIARITSDVGQIQNIVSSGVISLLSNGFMLVGILVAVFLLNWRLALITLTVLPLIVFVVSKAGQRIRGISHRVQETIADLTAVLQEIFTGIRVVKAFTMEKHEAKRFARENEASFNANMKSAQAIALLTPMVEILYVVGLALVLWYGGLEVFYGRLTTGSLVTFFTYIGMLGTPITTLTNTINTFQQALAGADRLFEILDHREDLQDKPNAIVLPEIKGEVEFVNVSFGYRPGQEILSGINLKVAPGEVVALVGPSGAGKTSLVNLIPRFYVPTSGAVLVDGYDVRDVRIFSLRRQIGLVPQETILFGVSIWENIAYGKPDATEEEIINAAKMANAHEFITALPNGYQTLAGERGSQLSGGQKQRIAIARALLRNPRILILDEATSALDTEAERLVQEALERLMKGRTTFIIAHRLSTVQGADKIVVLSHGKIVEVGTHEELLQAHGLYAKMYGEGAIFHSDEEGQGVKGEYGEK